The Chloroflexota bacterium nucleotide sequence CCTGCTCAGCCTGGGCATCGCCGGGCTCCATCCCATCGAAAAGGGGGCCATGGACATCCGAGCGCTGAAACGGGAATATGGCGATCGCCTCTGCCTGCTGGGGAACGTGGATCTGAACATCCTGGGAATGGGGACGCCGGAAGATGTGGATCGGGAGGTGCGGGAGCTGATCCGTGATGTGGCGCCAGGCGGGGGATACATCGTGACCAGCGGGAACAGCCTGGCGGGCTACCTGCGCCCAGAGAACGTCCGGGCCCTGTCCAGAGCGGTCCAGAAATACGGGCGCTACCCCATCGCCGTCTGAGGCCGGGCCCTCTGAGAGGGTCGGGCAACCCGCCATCCGGTCAGGTTTCCTCGTCCTCCTCCGCCCGATCCGGGGCAAAGGGACCATGATACCCCAGCGAGGCCAGGAAACGGCGGTCCTCGGGCGTCAGCCGGGCGCGAGCCAGCAGATCGGGCCGCCGCTCCAGCGTTCGCCGCAGCGCCTGCTCCCGCCGCCAGCGGGCGATCTCCGCGTGATTCCCGGATAGCAGTACATCGGGCACCCGCCAGCCGCGAAACTCCACCGGGCGGGTGTAATGCGGCCCCTCCAATAGGCCCATGGCATGGGAGTCCTGCAACGGCGCCATGGCATGCCCCAGCGCCCCGGGCAACAGCCGGGTCACCGCGTCGACGATCACCATGGCCGGGATCTCCCCGCCGGACAGCACATAATCCCCAATGGAGATCTCATCCGTGACCAGGTGCTCGCGCACGCGCTCGTCCACCCCCTCGTATCGGCCGCAGATCAGGATCAGGCGCCGATGCCGGGCCAGCTCCATAGCCACCTGTTGGGTGAACAGACGCCCCTGAGGGGTCAGCAGGATGATCGGAGGCGGCTCCCCCTCCGGGGGTTCCTCCGCCAGCACATGCTCCACGCAGGCGAAGATGGGCTCCGGCTTCATCACCATGCCCCCCCCGCCGCCGTAGGGATAATCATCGGTCACGTGGTGCTTGTCGGTGGCGAAGTCCCGGATATTGTGCAGGTGGATGGAGATCAGCCCTGACTCCCGGGCACGTTTGATGATGCTGTCATCGAACGGGCCACAGAACATGCCCGGGAACAGGGTCAGGATGTCAAAGCGCATGCCCTCTGCCCTCCCTCAATATGAATGCCGATGCGTTTGCCCCTGGTGTGCCCCTATGTTATGATGCCCCGCGCCCACGCAAGGGCGACACGTTCGCGATAAGGAGGCGGCGAGCACTCGCCTCGCCCAATGAACGATACGATGCATACACGAAGTCACAGGCAACGGCTGCCCATCCTCATCACCATCGGCCTGATCGCCATCGCCGGCCTCATCCTGGGTGCCCTCCACCTGGGACTTCTCCCCGGCGTCATCGCCTGGGCCAACGAGCGGGCCGCCCGCACGGCCACATTGTACACGCCATCGCCCATCCCACCAACCGCCGAGCCGACAGCTGTGGGGGAGGTCACGCCATCTCCCACCCCTTCCCCAACGCCCACAGTCACACCTTCGCCCACACCGCCGCCGACGACGCCACCCGACACGGCGACGCCTGAACAGCCCGAGTCAGGTCACGCCCTCTCGCCCCTGAACACGCCGACACCCACTCCCCCGGGCGCCACCGCCGAGCCGGGAAGCACGCCTACGCTGGTGCCCGGCCGGGTCTGGCCCTCCCCCGATCCCGCCCAGGCGCAGGACCACTACTGGCTGGAGCGTCCCATCGGCCCCGGTGGACAGATCTACGCCAACGCCTGGTACCCTTATGGGACGGACGCCCGCGGCCAGTACCTGCCGCATCACGGCGCCGACATCGTGAATGAGGAGGGCACGCCCGTGCTGGCCGTCGCCGAGGCCGAGGTCGTCATCGCAGGTACCGACGCCGAGCAGGTCGTGGGACCTGAGCCCAACTTCTACGGCAACCTCATCGTCCTCCGGCTGCTGCGCACCTACCACGACCAGCCCGTCTTCGTCCTGTATGGGCATCTCTCCGAGGTCGACGTGCAACCGGGGGAGATCGTGCAGCCGGGCCAGCCCATCGGCCGCGTCGGGATGACGGGCATCGCCCTGGGCCCCCACCTGCACATCGAGGTGCGCGTCGGGCAGAATGACTACGCGCACACCCGCAACCCCGAGCTCTGGCTTAAGCCATCACCCGGCTACGGCACCCTGGCCGGGCGCCTCGTCAACGCGGAAGGCCGCACCTGGGCCAACGTCCCCATCCTGATCTACCAGGCGCCCAACTTCGACCGCATCTGGCAGCAGGTGTACACCTACCTTGACCTGCCCGACATCCACCCGGACGACGATTGGGGCGAAAACTTCATGCTGGCCGATATGCCCGTCGGTCAGTATCGCATCGAGACCCAGATCAACGGCCACCTCTACCAGCGAGACGTGGAGATCCAGGACGGCCAGACCACCTTCGTCGTGATTCAAACGACCGACTAACGACGGGCCCACCCCGGCCCGAACCAGCGCATCCGTAAGTCGTCCAGGACGCCCTCCTCCTCCAGAGCGGTCAGCGCCTCGTTGACGGCCGACAACAGCGCACGCGCCCGGGCGGGGGTCACGATGACATACGGCGCCGATGACAATGGCTCCCCCACGATCTCCAGCGGATCGCCACGGCCGATCGCCAGAGCGGCGGTGACCCCGTCCACCAATGCCGCATCCGCCTGCCCGTCCACCACGGCACCCACGGCCAGATCCGGGCTCTCCAGCGGCACCAGGGACAGATCCCCCAGCCGGCGAGCCAGGGCCCGCGCCTGCACATCCCCCTCCGAGCCCCACTCCACGGCCACCCGGCGGCCGCGCAGGTCCTCCAGATCGGTGATCCCGCTCCCCGCCCGGGCGATGAGCACCACCCCCGCCTCGAAGTAGGGGATGGAATACCCCACATCCTGCGCGTAATGGGGCTGCAGCGGATATGCGGACACCACGCTATCCGCCTGATCCGCCCACACGCTGTCCAGCAGGCCATCGAACCCGACCAGTTCAAATCGGACGTCCACCCCCCACCGGGCGGCGATCGCCCGGGCCAGATCGATGTCAAACCCGGTCAGCGCCCCATCCGGACCGACGGACTCGAAGGGGGGAAAGCTGGGATCGACCGCGACGCGCCATACCCCCGTGTCCAGGATGCGGCGCCAGCGCTCATCCTGGCGGGGATAGGCCATCCACCACACCACGACAGCCAGCGCCACCCCCAGGGCGAACAGCACCCCCCATTTCCACCGACGGGCGCTCATGGGGCCTCCCCCTGCGCGTAACGCTGCACGGCCAGGTAGACCGGCCGCGGCGTGAAGTCGGTGGAGACGAAAGCAAAGTAATCCAGGTAGGTGTGCGTGGGCCAGGGGAAGCGAAAAGCCCACAGACACACCGCCTCCACCCAGGGCCACTCCTCGGCCGCCTTTTGGTACGCCCGCACGGTATAGGCCACCCGCTGAGCCGGGCGCACGGCCTTGCTCCACCGAGGGTGGTCGTTCCATCCCCCCTCGGTGATGTAGATCGGCTTCTCCGCATCCCCGTTGCGCACCATGATCTCTCGCAACAGCTCCACCCGGGCGAAGTTGATCACATCCGGGGCGGCGGGCTCATCGGGGGGGAAATGCCACCCGTAGCTATGGGCAGCCAGGGCGTCGAAATAGGCGGCGGCGCCCGCGTCGTACATGCGCTGCAGGTACTCCAGATCATCCATCGCCTCCGGGTGGCCGGGAGGGGCCAGCGTGGGCGCCAGCGCCCCGGCCAACACCTGCACCTCCGGATCGACCGCCTTGGCCCGCGTGTAGGCCACCCGCAGCAGCTCCGTATACCCCGCCGGGTCGGGGGGCCGCTTCCCCCACTCCAGGCTGAGGTTGGGCTCGTTCCAGATGATGATATGACGCACACGCCCTTTGAAGTGCGCCACGAAGGCGGCCACGAAGTCGCCGAACGCGTCGTACCCCTCGGGGTCCAGGTAACTGGAGACGGTATCGCGAGGCCTGGCCCACTCCGGCACATACCCCAGGCGGGCGATCACCGTCAGGCCCTGTGCCCGCGCGTGATCCACCACCAGGTCGGGATGGGACCAGTCAAAGCGCCCCGGCGAGGGCTCATAGTAAGCCCAGGGGAAGTACTCGACGATCCAGGGTGCCCCCATCTCCCGCACCATCTGCAGCGTCCGCTTGATCTTCCAGGGCTCCACCTCATCGGTCAGCCGGGTATGGACGCCGATCTTGGGGTTGATGGTGTGCACCTCCTGCGGCGGCCCGATGGTGACGAGCGGACGCGGGGGTGTTCCCAGAAAGGCCAGGATCACGGCCAGCCACATCCCTCGCCAGACCCATGGCCAGGCCACGCGGAATCGATGGATCATGGCGGGATTATACCCGGCGGGCGAGATCGTGACAACACCCGATCTGACGCCCGCCCGGGCGTAACGACGGCAACCCCTTCTGCTGCGGCAAACGGCTCTGAGCGCAGCTTGCGTCGTCTCACTACTTTCGGTTACAATTGTGGCGAACCGCGCCGACACGGTTGAAGGGGGACGCATGATCCATACCTGGGCCAACATCGCCCTGATCTTTCTCATCATCCTGTCCATGATCGTCTGGCTGGTGCCTCTGGTGCTGCTCTTCTTCAGCGTGAAGGGGATGCGCAAGGTGCGCCAGGGGATGGACGACCTCATGCCTCGGGCTCAGCAGCGCGCCCGCCAGGCAGCGGAGACCGTCCACACCGGCAGCCAGAAGGTGATCCGCCCCCTGGTCTGGGCGCACGCCCGATGGGCTGGCCTGCAGGCGGCCTTCCGGGCGCTGAAGAATCCCTCACCGCCACTCACCACTCGTGACGATAACGAGGTGCAATCGTGAGCCATCGTACACGCGGCATCATCATCGGCGCCCTGTCCGGCGCACTACTCGGCATCCTGATCGCCTGGATCTACACGAACTCCCAGACGGAGAACGAGACAGGGGAGGGGCAAGGTTCCGCCGAGATCGCCCCCGTCGACTGGATCCGCCTTGGGATCGCCATCCTGGGCGTGGCCCGACAGATGGGCGATCTGGTGAGGCGGGCGTAGCCTCGCCCCCAGCAACCGCCGCCTCCGGGGCCATCTCCCAGGCGATACGAAGGGACACCCCACCGCAAGCAACTCCCCACCATGCCGTGAAGCTTCCCCAACGCGCTCCCACCGCCCCCTGGAGCCACGCGTGGCCCTGCGCACATCGCCCCATCTGACACTCCCGACACATGGAAACGAACGGGCCAGGCGATCGCCCGGCCGGGCGGCGGCGTGAGAGCCGACACAAGCCGGCCGAGCTCCCACGCTCGGCCGGGCAACAACGTGGGAGCCACCGCAGCCGGAGGCGGATCATCACGGAGGAGATATGCCCAACCGACTCGCACACGAGACCAGCCCCTACCTGCTCCAACATGCGGAGAACCCGGTGGACTGGTATCCCTGGGGGCAGGAGGCCCTGCAAAAGGCCAGGGCCGAGGACAAGCCCATCTTCCTCAGCATCGGCTACTCGGCCTGCCACTGGTGCCACGTGATGGCGCATGAATCGTTCGAGGACGAGCGCACAGCGGCCATCCTGAACGAACACTTCGTCAGCATCAAAGTGGACCGTGAGGAGCGCCCGGACATCGACCGCATCTACATGAGCGCCGTGCAGGCGATGACCGGGCACGGCGGCTGGCCCCTTTCCGTCTTCCTCACGCCCGACGGCGTGCCCTTTTACGGTGGAACCTATTTTCCGCCCACGCCCCGGCATGGGCTGCCGGCCTTCTCCGACGTGCTGCTGGCCATCGCCGATGCCTGGCGAAGCCGCCGTCAGGAGCTCATCGAGGGCGGGCAACGCGTCGTCGCGGCGATCGAACGCTCGCTTTCGGGCCATCAGGAGGCATCAGGTCGGGACGTCTCCCCTCTCGCGCTGCAGGCCGCCTTCCACGCCATCCAGCGAGACTTCGATCGAGAGCACGGCGGCTGGGGCGACGCGCCCAAGTTCCCTCAGCCGATGACATTGGAGTTCCTGCTGCGATACCATCACAGGACCCGTGAACCGGACGCGCTCCACATGGCCACCTACACGCTGGAGCGGATGGCGCGCGGCGGCCTGTACGACCAGATCGGCGGTGGATTCCACCGGTACTGCGTGGATGCCACGTGGACCGTGCCCCACTTCGAGAAGATGCTCTACGACAACGCTCAACTGGCACGCATCTACCTGCACGCCTGGCAGGTGACCGGAGAGCCATTCCTCCGCACCATCGCCCAGGAGACCCTGGATTACGTCGCCCGGGAGATGGCCGACCCGGCAGGCGGCTTCTACGCCTCTCAGGACGCTGACAGTGAGGGAGAGGAGGGGAAGTTCTTCCTATGGACGCCGGCCGAGATCCGGGCCACGCTGGGCGATGAGGCGCAGACGTTCATGGCCGCCTATGGGGTCACCGAGCGCGGCAATTTCGAGGGCAAGACGATCCTCACCTTCCGTGGGGATTGGACCGATCGGGAGGCGTTGGCCGGGGCTCGAAGGCAACTCTTCGAGGCCAGGGAGCGTCGGGTGCCCCCCGGACGAGACGAGAAGGTGCTCACCTCCTGGAACGGCCTCATGCTGGCGAGCTTCGCCGAGGCCGCCCGAGTGCTCCACCGCCCGGACTATCGGCAGATCGCCGAGCGCAACGCGCGGTTCCTGCTGACGGAGCTTCGTCGCCCGGACGGCCGGCTGTGGCACGTCTGGGCGGCAGGCGAGGCCAGGGTGAATGGATATCTGGATGACTACACGCATCTCATCGACGGGCTGCTGGAACTCTACCAGACCACCTTCGACCCACGCTGGTATCAGGCCGCCCATGAACTGGCGCAGACGATGATCGAACACTTCCGCGCCCCCGTCGGCTTCTTCGACACCAGCGACGACCACGAGCAGTTGATCGTCCGCACCCGGGAGCTACAGAACGGCGCCATCCCCTCCGGGAACGCCATGGCCGCCTACGGGCTCCTGCGGCTGGCCGGATTGGCCGTGGAGCCATCCTATCTGGATCTGGCCCGGGATAGCCTGGCGGAGACGGAGCCGATGATGGTCCGGTATCCTTTGGCGTTCAGTCAGTGGTTGATCGCGCTGGACTACATGCTGGCTCCCCCTCGGGAGATCGCCATCGTGGGCGATCTCAACGCGCCCGACACCCGCGCGCTGTTGGAGGCCACCACCAAAGGGTATCGCCCGCACCAGATGATCGCCGCA carries:
- a CDS encoding thioredoxin domain-containing protein; translated protein: MPNRLAHETSPYLLQHAENPVDWYPWGQEALQKARAEDKPIFLSIGYSACHWCHVMAHESFEDERTAAILNEHFVSIKVDREERPDIDRIYMSAVQAMTGHGGWPLSVFLTPDGVPFYGGTYFPPTPRHGLPAFSDVLLAIADAWRSRRQELIEGGQRVVAAIERSLSGHQEASGRDVSPLALQAAFHAIQRDFDREHGGWGDAPKFPQPMTLEFLLRYHHRTREPDALHMATYTLERMARGGLYDQIGGGFHRYCVDATWTVPHFEKMLYDNAQLARIYLHAWQVTGEPFLRTIAQETLDYVAREMADPAGGFYASQDADSEGEEGKFFLWTPAEIRATLGDEAQTFMAAYGVTERGNFEGKTILTFRGDWTDREALAGARRQLFEARERRVPPGRDEKVLTSWNGLMLASFAEAARVLHRPDYRQIAERNARFLLTELRRPDGRLWHVWAAGEARVNGYLDDYTHLIDGLLELYQTTFDPRWYQAAHELAQTMIEHFRAPVGFFDTSDDHEQLIVRTRELQNGAIPSGNAMAAYGLLRLAGLAVEPSYLDLARDSLAETEPMMVRYPLAFSQWLIALDYMLAPPREIAIVGDLNAPDTRALLEATTKGYRPHQMIAAGRADVEGAAIPMLQGRPQVHGRATAYVCTEFTCLPPITSPEALEETLAKP
- the trmD gene encoding tRNA (guanosine(37)-N1)-methyltransferase TrmD, with translation MRFDILTLFPGMFCGPFDDSIIKRARESGLISIHLHNIRDFATDKHHVTDDYPYGGGGGMVMKPEPIFACVEHVLAEEPPEGEPPPIILLTPQGRLFTQQVAMELARHRRLILICGRYEGVDERVREHLVTDEISIGDYVLSGGEIPAMVIVDAVTRLLPGALGHAMAPLQDSHAMGLLEGPHYTRPVEFRGWRVPDVLLSGNHAEIARWRREQALRRTLERRPDLLARARLTPEDRRFLASLGYHGPFAPDRAEEDEET
- a CDS encoding M23 family metallopeptidase encodes the protein MHTRSHRQRLPILITIGLIAIAGLILGALHLGLLPGVIAWANERAARTATLYTPSPIPPTAEPTAVGEVTPSPTPSPTPTVTPSPTPPPTTPPDTATPEQPESGHALSPLNTPTPTPPGATAEPGSTPTLVPGRVWPSPDPAQAQDHYWLERPIGPGGQIYANAWYPYGTDARGQYLPHHGADIVNEEGTPVLAVAEAEVVIAGTDAEQVVGPEPNFYGNLIVLRLLRTYHDQPVFVLYGHLSEVDVQPGEIVQPGQPIGRVGMTGIALGPHLHIEVRVGQNDYAHTRNPELWLKPSPGYGTLAGRLVNAEGRTWANVPILIYQAPNFDRIWQQVYTYLDLPDIHPDDDWGENFMLADMPVGQYRIETQINGHLYQRDVEIQDGQTTFVVIQTTD
- a CDS encoding amino acid ABC transporter substrate-binding protein, whose protein sequence is MSARRWKWGVLFALGVALAVVVWWMAYPRQDERWRRILDTGVWRVAVDPSFPPFESVGPDGALTGFDIDLARAIAARWGVDVRFELVGFDGLLDSVWADQADSVVSAYPLQPHYAQDVGYSIPYFEAGVVLIARAGSGITDLEDLRGRRVAVEWGSEGDVQARALARRLGDLSLVPLESPDLAVGAVVDGQADAALVDGVTAALAIGRGDPLEIVGEPLSSAPYVIVTPARARALLSAVNEALTALEEEGVLDDLRMRWFGPGWARR